AGTTCGAACATGCCGTAATTCAGCGCGTGGAACCCGGCCAGGGTCACGAACTGGTACTTGTAGCCCATGGCGCCAAGTTCGCGCTGGAAACGTTCCATCGCGGAAACGTCGAGGTGGGCCGACCAGTTGAATGAAGGCGAGCAGTTGTAGGACAGCAGCTTGCCCGGGTATTCCTCGTGAATGGCTTCTGCGAAGCGTCGCGCCTGGTCCAGGTTGGGGGTCGACGTCTCCATCCATATGAGGTCGGCATACTCCGCGTAGGCTAGGCCGCGGGCCACGCAGCGCTGAAAGCTCGTTCCTTCCTTCAGGCGGTGGAAGCCTTCTGCCGCGCGCTCGCCGGTGAGGAACTCGCGATCCCTTTCGTCAATGTCGCTCGTGATGAGCTTGGCGCTTTCCGCGTCGGTTCGCGCGAGGATCACGGTGGGCACGCCCATGACGTCGGCCGCGAGGCGCGCCGCCTGCAGGTTGCGGATGTGCTGCTGGGTGGGGATGAGGACCTTCCCGCCCATGTGTCCGCATTTCTTCTCGGAAGCGAGCTGGTCCTCAATGTGGATACCTGCGGCGCCGGCCTCGATGTAGGCCTTGGTGACTTCGAACGCGTTCAGGACACCGCCAAACCCTGCCTCGGCGTCGGCGACGATGGGGGCGAACCAGTCGATTCCGCCGGTGCCGTCGAGCGTCTGAATCTGATCGGCCCGACGCAGGGTGTTGTTGATGCGCCGGACGAGTTCGGGCCCGCTGTCGCTCGGGTACAGGCTCTGATCGGGAAACATCGAGCCTGCCTTGTTGTTGTCCGCGGCAACCTGCCATCCGGACAGGTAGATAGACCTGAGGCCGGCCCGCACCATCTGCATAGCCTGGTTGCCGGTCACGGCGCCGAGCGCGCGCACGGGCTCGTCGGACTGCAGCAGCTGCCACAGTCGCTCCGCACCCCGGCGCGCAAGGGTGTGCTCGACACGAAGGCTGCCAGCGAGCCGTTCGACATCAGCAACTGTGTAATCCCGGCGGATGTTGGCGAAGCGGCCGGAAGGGGCCCGCGTGAATTGCTCCATTTCCCGTTGCATCGGTCGGTCCTCCGCTCCCAGCTCCCGCTGGTCCGTTATCTACGCCAAATCTAGTTCACAAAATCTGGAATAGTCCATAGCCTTTTGTATGAAAACGAGTCACAAAGATAATTTTGCAAATTTGTATTTTGTGAAGTAGTAAATATTGAAAATCCCTCGCCTGCGGACCGCGCCAATGAACGACCGATCCATCGAACGAAAAGTCCTGCTGGGACACAAGCTTCGCCGGTTCCGCGCCGGGCTTGGCCTCAAGCAGAGCGAGATGGCGGAACAGCTCGAGATTTCGCCGAGCTACCTGAATCTCATTGAACACAATCAGCGCCCGGTGACGGTCCAGCTCCTGTTCCGGCTTGGACAGGCGTTTGACATCGATCTCAAGGAATTCGCCGAGGACGACAACGCACGGCTCTACGCGGCCCTCCGTGAGGTCTTTGGCGATCCGCTGTTCGGGGACAGACCGGTGCGCGAGGCGGACGTCCGCGCCGTCGCGGAAGCGGGGCCGACGGCGGCCGAGGCGGTTCTCAGGTTGTACAAGTCCTACCGGGAATTGCGGGAGGATTCCCAGGTCCTAGCGGAGCAGGTGGCAAGCCGGGACGCGGCGCAGGGGATCGGTGGTGCGGTCTTCCCCGTGGAGGAGGTCCGGGACTACCTGCAGTCAGAATCGAATCATTTCCCCGAGATCGAAGTGAGTGCCGAAGCCCTGTGGACCGAAGCCGGTCTGGATCCGACCGACGTGTTCGGCGGTCTCAGCAAGTACCTGCTCGATGTCCACGGAATCTCGGTCCGCGTGCTGCCCGTCGACGTGATGCCCGAGACCATGCGCCGCTTCGACTTCCACCGACGACGCGTGCTGCTTTCGGAACTGCTGGCGCCCGCAGGGCGATGCTTTCAGCTGGCGGTCCAGGTCGCCTACTGGGCGCACCGTGACCTGCTCGACCGCCACGTGGAGCGCGCGGAACTCTCCAGTCCGGAGGCCGAACGCCTCTGCCGCCTGTCGCTCGCCAACTACCTCGCGGGCTGCGTCATGATGCCCTACGGACGGTTCCTCGACGCCGCCAAGACCCTGCGTTACGACATCGAGATCCTGCAGCGCCGTTTCGGCGCCAGCTTCGAGCAGGTGTGCCACCGCCTGACCACCCTGGAACGGCGCGGCGCCCGCGGGGTGCCCTTCTTCTTCATCCGGGTCGACAACGCCGGCAACGTCTCCAAACGTCTGAGCGGCGGCGGATTTCACTTCGCCCGATTCGGCGGCACCTGTCCGCGCTGGATCGTGCACGATGCGTTTCGCATGCCCGGCCAGATCCGTACCCAGATCGCGGCCATGTCGGACGGTTCGCGGTTCTTCACAATCGCTCGAACCGTCGATCAGATCGAGTCCCGCACCTGGGAACAACCGCCGCAACACGCCATCGGATTGGGATGCGATATCCGGGACGCCGGACAGCTCGTCTATGCGGACGGCCTCGACCTCGGCAGCGAGCGGACAGCGACGCCGATCGGTGTCGCATGCCGTGTCTGCGAGCGCCTGGACTGCCAGCAGCGGGCGCATCCGCCGCTCAACTATCGCTTGAAAATCGACGAGAACGTGCGGCGCAGCACGCCATTCACGTTTACGCCGGCGTGATGGGTCTCGGACCGTCACTGCACGCGGTTGGCCGTGCCGGGACTCCCGACAGCGGCACAGGGTGGTCGCGGTGAACTCGTAGGCGCGTCCCCACCGGATGCGGGTGGCTGGTGCCTACACGGCCGACCTGATGCTGTCGGGATGTTCGCGCGTTGTCGGTTGCTGCGCCCTAGCGGCCCAACGCGCACTGGCCGCGATACCGCCGAAGGGGAACAGATGAATCTGTTCGATATTGCTGTCGGGGCGAAGGCTTGTGAAATCGTCAACGGCGGCCACCAGGTCGTCCGGCGAATAGGGTTGGAGCAGCTTCGTCAGATCACGGGCCCGTTTCCTCAGAACCGACAAGGACGGGCCGATTCCGCAACTGAGCGCATAGCGGATGAGCGTCTTGAGCTTGGCGGGGCCCGCAACACCCACGTGGACCGGCAAGGTCGCCTCCATGGCCTGCAAGCGGTTGGCCCAAGCGACGATCGGTGCCGGATCGAAGGCGAACTGGGTGACCACGGCCATTCGGCAGTCGGTCCCGTCCCGGGCGAACCTGTCCTTCCAGAGCAACGTTTCGTCGACCAATTGGGTACCGCCGTTCGGGTCAATGTCGCGGTTGCCTTCGGGATGGCCCGCGACATGGAGCCTGGTGTACCCGAGCCGGTCGAAGAGCCCCGTTTCCAGAAGTTCGATGGCGCTGGAATAGGCGCCGGCCGGGACTGACACATCCCCGCCGATCACCAGCGCTTCCTCGACGCCCGCCTCTCGGTACCGTCCCAGCCAGCTCTCCAGGGTCGATCTGCTGTCGACCAGGCGCGCGGGAACATGAGGCATCACTGGAAAGCCCTGTTCGCACAGACGTTGGGCGGCAGTGACCATGTCCTCGATCGGGGTTCCCGGGACATGGGCGATATAGATTCGGGTTCCTGTCGGCAGCAGCTCGCGAAAGTCGGTCTCCAGTGCCGCTGTCCTGGGCAGCGCTTCGATCGAGAAACCTTCAGTGATCTTCATGGTCACTGTCCTTGGCCTGTTGATCGCAAGGCAAAACGGGCACGAAGCGTCACGACTTCACGTGATGTCTCGAGCACCGCGGTCTTGCCGCCGTGCCGGGTGCCACGACCGCTCAGGATCGGAGAAGTCGCGCAACCTAGCACGCGCTGCTCAGGTGACCCACCGCAGCGAACATAGATTGCCGGGGCATTGGCGTGGAGGACGCATTCCGCGTCCATCGCAACGGCGGTTGCGTGGTCGAGACCGCCGGTCGGATCGGGCGGCGGTAGACACATCGTTCGCATGGCCGAGCAACACGAAGAACGCGAATGTTCCGGTATCCGACCGGTGGCTTGCGGTCGCTGACGCACCTGGCCGCGCCGCCTGATGTCCGGCCGAACGGACGACTCCGCCGCCCCGCGGCGTGCCAGCTTCGCGGATGGCTAGCCCGCAGCCGGGTCGACGCCCAAGGAAATCACGGTGGCGGCAAGGGCCTCCGACCGGCGCCTAGAAGAACACGTAGGAGCGGACCACGACGTTCTTGCGGCAGGGTGCGTCGATGGGCGTGGTCGGATCGATGCAGGCGGTGTGGAACGACCAGCGTGAAACCGAGCCGTCCGTGACCGAGTCGTAGCACTTCAGCATCGACACCTCGGTCGGTTTCTGCTGGGGAATCCAGTACCATTCGTGTTCGGACCGGTAGGTGAAGCGGGTGGTCTCACCGACACGGTCGTCGTAAATGCGGTAATTGGTGATGTAGGGCTGGTCCGCGAACGACGGCCAGGCGCAGAGGACGAACGGGAACTGGCCCACCGTCTCCATCGGCTTGGCGAGATTGATCGACATGAACCGCCGCGACATCTTCGCGTCGGCTTCGGCCTCGGTGTAGTGCTGCGTGCGTCCGAAGTTCCGCAGGTTCTTCGTCAGCAGTTCGCGACAGCGGACGCGGCCACTGTTGTCGTTCAGATCGTTGTGCACAAGGTTGGCGTATCTGGCGTTCACGCCCGGGTTCTTGGCGTCCTGGTCCTCCGTGCGGTCGCCCTCGTAGTTCTTGTTAAAGACGTCGTGGTTGTAGACCAGCGCGTCGGTCGCACCGGGAAAGAACTCCAGGAGAAGCTTCTCGATCTCCGGATAGAAGACGCGCTGAACCTCAGCTGAGTCGTAGAAGTCCGCGCACTTGGATTCGAGGTGGGCCAGCGACACACCGAGCTTGTCCATGCACTCGGGGCTGTTCACGGACAGCCCGGGGTAGTACTCGCCGATCCGCCGGGCGTCGCGCATCACCTGCGGGAAATAGAGGTTGCGCCGCTGGAGGTCGTCCTCGGCCTGTCGCAGTATCTTCGTTTCGTCGGAGCGGGCCGGGTCGCGCCAGAGCGAGTTGGAGGGCACGACGGTGTAGGACGGCTCCTCGTAAACGGTGTAGCGCAGCGGCAGCGCCAGGCCGCCCTCGGGGGCTTCGATCCCGTTCGCCCGAATGTAGTCCAGGCATTCCGCGTACTTCCGGAACCCGACCCCCCACTTGGTCTGGATCGGGCCCGGAGGTGCGTTTCCCAGCTCCTCGACAAACGCCCGCGCTTGGCCATCCGCGATCTGCTTGAAGGCCGCGTCCAGCGCAGCACCGGTGCCCGCGTCCCCACCGCGTTCGAATGACATGTAGGACACGCCGCCATTTGCGGCGATCGGCGGTGGCTGGCCTTCCGTGAGTTCGAAGGTTGGCACGTAGGCCGACGACACTGCCTCCGCGTCCGCCGCAACGTGGGTCTCGATGGCTTCGTGCTGGTCCATGACATGCGTTCTCCCGCCGAAGGTCGCCCATCGTGGCACACCGGACCTGCATTTTCTAGCGGTTCGGCAGGCCAGCTGCGCGCCGCTGGATCGACCCGGCGGCCGCGGCGCTCAGCACCGATTCAGGGGGTTAGCTTGGGGGGCTGCGCCCCGCCGCGCATCGAGTCGCGGTTTGGTTCCGGGCCCCTGGTCATACAGGGTCGGTTCCGCCCTCTCGGGTCTGTGCGCATGTGTCAAACTTTCAATGCGGCTGCTCTACGCGGTGACGCTTCGCGTATACATTTCCCCGATCACGTCGACGATGATCGCTCCCCACATGATCGTGGCTTCCCAGTGCTGCAGTTGGTCATCCGGCCTGCCGCCGCAGCGGCCCTATCCGGAGCGGCGCCCGCACCTTATTCTGGATTGCAGTCCTGGGCCCGATTCGTATCTGCCAGGGAAACCGGGCGCCGGAGGGAGCCGATGAACGGAGAGGATCTCTGTTTCGCTCCCGCGAGCGTGCTGGCGTCGGCCGTCGCGGCGCGCGAACTCTCACCAGTGGAAATCGTTGACACGGTGCTGAGCCGCATCGAGCGGCTTGAACCGAGGCTCAATGCATTCGCCACGCTCACGGCCGAACGGGCCTCCGACGCTGCGAGGCAGGCGGAAGCCAAGGTGATGTCGGGCGCTGCGCTCGGCGCCCTCCACGGCGTTCCGGTCACGATCAAGGACCTGACCAATACGGCCGGAATTCCGACCGAACGAGGCTCCTTCACTTCGCAAGGGGTGATCCCCACCGAGAACGCTCCGTGTGTGGAACGCCTCGAGGCGGCCGGCGCGATATCGCTGGGCAAGACGACAACGTCTGAGCACGGGTGGAAGGGGGTCAGCCAGAGTCCGCTGACCGGCATCACGCACAATCCCTGGGCCCACGGAATGAATGCCGGCGCATCCTCGGCGGGCGCCGGGGCTGCTGCGGCCGCCGGCTACGGCCCGCTTCACCAGGGCTCGGACGGCGCCGGTTCCATTCGCATGCCGAGCCACTTCTGCGGCGTCTTCGGCCTGAAGCCGAGCTATGGTCGCGTGCCGCATCTTCCCATCGGCAATGTCGACCAGGCGAGTCACGTGGGGCCGATGACCCGGACGGTCATGGACGCGGCGCTGATGCTCCGCACGATCGCAGGCCCGCATCCGCTTGATCACTACAGTCTCGAGGCACAGCCTGCCGACTACCCGGTCCTCCTTGGCGAGGGCGAGCAGCTGTCGGGCGCCAGGATCGCCTACAGCCCCGACCTCGGCCATGCCCGCGTCGACGCCGAGGTGGCGGAGTTGGTGGTGGCGGCGGTCAAGGTGTTTGCCGGCTTCGGCGCCGAGATCGAGGAGATCGTCCCGGCCTGGGGACCGGACGGCCCAGAGATCGGCCGGTTCTTCTGGGCAGCGCATGAAACCAATTTCGCCGGGTATCTCGAAGAGTACGGTGACCGGATGGATCCCGGACTGGTCGCCTGCATCCGGGACGGCCAGGGCTATCGCGCCGAGGACTACCTGGCCATGCGGGGGCGCAAGCTCGCCTACGTGGAGGCGATCCAGCGCTTCTTCACGGATTACGATTTCCTGCTGACGCCCGCTGTCTCGGTCGCGGCATTTCCGGCAGACCAGCTGTCGCCGTCGGACTGGCCGCAGCACGAATGGAACTGGCTGCAATGGGCGCAGTTCAGCTACCCGTTCAACATGTCGCACAACCCGGCTGCGTCGGTACCCTGCGGATTCACGCCTGCCGGCCTGCCGGTCGGGCTGCAGATCGTGGGACGCCGGCTGGACGATCTCGGCGTCCTGCAGGCCGCGGCCGCCTTTGAGGCGGCGCGGCCCTGGGCCCAGCACCGCCCGCAGCTTTGAGCCGATCCTTCAGGCCGGTCGACCAGTCGGCGTCCGAACCGATTGCGGATCTTGGAAGAGGTCCCGCGCCAGGTCGGCGTCGCCGGCACGTTCAGTGAGGGGACCATCTGGGTCGGCTACCAGGCCGTCACGTCGCGCCAGGGCATCGTGCGTCGATCGCGGGCTTTCATTGCGCAAGCGATCGGCGAACACCGGCCATCGCGGGACGGTAGAGTAGGGGAGAGGGAAACCGCGGCGATCAGCCTGGAGTGGCGGGCCGGACGGCTGTCCAGAACCATGCATCCGGGCGAAGCTGCGAATGCGGGAGGCGACAGGCGATGAACGAAGGCGCGATGAGCAACGTCACCATCGGGGCCGAGACACTCCAGGACCTCTACGTCACCATGCGCCGCATCCGCGCCTTTGAGGACAAGACTGCCGACCTGTTCGAGGAAGGCGTCGTCAAGGGCACGGCGCACAGCTACAAGGGCGAGGAGGCCATCGCCGCCGGGGTCTGCGAAGCGCTCCGCGATGACGACATCATCGCTTCCTACCATCGGGGCCACGGTCATTGCATCGCCAAGGGCGCTCGCATCGACCGCATGATGGCCGAGTTGATGGGTCGCCAGACCGGCTACTGCCAGGGGCTCGGCGGCTCCATGCACATTGCCGACATGGAGCTCAACATCATGGGCGCCAACGGCATTGTGGGGGCCGCCATGCCGCTTGCCACTGGCGCGGGCCTGGCCGCCAAGCTGCAGGGGACCGACCGGGTAGCGGTGGCGTTTTTCGGCGATGGCGCTTCCAACCAGGGCGTCTTCCACGAATCGCTCAATCTGGCGGCCGTGTGGAAGCTGCCGGTGATTTTTGTGTGCGAGAACAACCAGTACGCGCTCTCGACCTCGTACCGGAACACAACCTCGGTTTCCCAGGTCGCGAACCGGGCGGCTTCCTACGAAATTCCCGGCATCACGGTGGACGGCAACGACGGGGTGGAGGTCTACCTGGTGCTGCGCGAAGCGGTGGAGCGCGCCCGGGCCGGGGAGGGCCCAACGCTGATCGAGGCGATGACCTACCGTCACGGCCAACACTCGCTCCGCGTCAACTTGCGGGATCCGCGTCCGGAGGAAGAGCTCGAGTCGTGGCTGGACCGCGACCCCATCGCACGCATGGAAAAGCGGCTCACCGGCGAAGGCGGCTTCACCGACGAGCAGCTCAGCGAAACCGGCCGGGCGGTGGAAGAGGAGCTGGAAACCGCCGTCAGCTACGGCCGTGACAGCCCGGAGCCTCCGGTCCAGGTGATGCTGGATGCGGTCTACGCCCCGCACGCGGCGCATACCGAACCAGGGCCCGACACGGAGCGAACGCTTTCCTACCCCGAAGCGCTCAACGAGGCGCTGAACCAGGAAATGCTGCGGGACGACCGCGTCTTCCTCATGGGCGAGGACGTCGGCGCCACCGGCGGCATCTTCGGTGTCTCCACCGGACTGATGGACCGGTACGGGCCGGAGCGGGTTCGCGACACGCCGATTTCCGAGGCCACGTTCGTCGGTTGCGGCGTCGGCGCTGCCATCGCCGGGATGCGGCCGGTAGTGGAGATCCAGATCTTTGACTTCGTGGCGCTCACCATGGACATGCTGGTCAACCAGGCGGCGAAATTCCGCTTCATGCTGGGCGGCAAGCCGTCCGTGCCCCTGGTGGTGCGCGGTCCCCAGGGTGGCGGGATCCGCCTCGCGGCCCAGCACAGCCAGAGTCTGGAAGCCTGGTTCACCCATGTGCCGGGATTGGTGGTGGCAGCGCCGTCGACCCCGTATGACGCGAAGGGGTTGCTCGTTGCCGCAATCCGCGATGACAACCCGGTGATCTTCCTCGAGCAGAAGCTTCTCTATGTCGGCGCGACGGGTCCGGTGCCGGAGGAACTCTACGCCATCCCCCTCGGCAAGGCGGACATCAAGCGCGAAGGCACGGATGTGACCGTCGTGGCAACGTCTGCGATGGTGCCCCGGGCGTTGAGCGCCGCCACGGTGCTGGAGCGCGATGGCATCAGTGTGGAGGTCGTTGACCCCCGCACGCTGCAGCCGCTGGACGAGGAGACGATCCTCGCGTCCGTGCGCAAGACCAATCGCCTCCTCGTCGTGCACGAAGCCTGCGTGCGCGGCGGCTTTGGCGCAGAGGTTGCCGCCATGGTGGGGACCAAGGCCTTCGATCATCTTGATGCCCCGGTGGCGCGGCTGGGCGCCCCCCATACGCCGATGCCCTACAACGACCGCCTCGAGCTCGAGGTCATCCCTTCTCAGGAACGGATCGTGGAGGCGGTGCGGGCGTTGCTGTAGGTCACCGGGATCGTTGGCTCCCGCAAGCCTTCACTGCTTTCCTGGAATAACCATTAAAGCAAATCCTTGGAGGGAGTATCTTTCCTTCGTCTAGCTGACGGACCACTGCCTCCTAGCGGATGATTGCTGAATCGGGCGCTGGAGACCTGGAGGCAGAGAATTGAAGCCACCACGGATTGACACGGTCGCCCAGATCAGTCAGACCTTTGCAACAGTCTCCTCGCTGGACGGGGGGAGGCGCAACGGTCTGTAACAACGCTCAATTTCCGTGGTTCGTGTGACGGGGGCCGTTGGCGGAAAGCGAATCGGCGACGCGCCGGGTGTGGAACCACTTTCCAAGACGGAGAATTGTCTCGTCATCACCCCGACGGCCGACGAGGTGGATCCCCACGGGCAGCCCGGCCGGCCCCACCGCGCCAGGAATCCCGGCAATCGGGACGTTGAGAAGTGTCCACATCGCCTGGAAAACGGGACTTCCCGTCGCCGAAATGCCCTCGGGCGCTTCGCCCACGACACTCGGACAGAGAAAAGCGTCCCGATCGCCGAAGGCGTGGTTGATTGAAGCCCGGCACTCCTCAGTGTGGGTGCGCAGGGCCTTCTCCTGATCCTTGGGCACAGCGAAACCGGCCTCGATCATTCCGCGAAGCACCGGGCTCATTCGGTCCCGATGGTGCCGGTAGTCCTCGCCCAGGCTCCGGGTGAGCGCGGCCTTGAGGATGGTGGCATGGGTCTCGAGCAAACTATCGAACGAAGACGGCAGGCGAACCTCCTGGACGTCGGCACCGATCGATCTCAGCTGCTCCGCCGCCGCCTCGACGGCATCGATGCTCGCCTGCTCTGCATGGGGCCACATCGGCGTCCGGCAGAGCCCGATTCTCGGTTTGCGGCCGATGCCGTCGTCCAGCGGCCGCGGCGTGTGGTCATGGACGATGGCGAAGAAGGTCGCGAGATCGTCGAAATCCCGTCCGAAATAGCCAAGCGTGTCGAAGTCGGGTTCCAGCTGCAGCATCCCGGAAATGTCCGTGATGCCTCGCGTCGGCTTGAATGCGCAGATGCCGCAGAACGCGGCCGGCCGAATGAGGGAACCGGAGGTCTGGCTGCCGAATGCGACCGGCACCATCGAATCGGCGACCGCGGCTGCGGATCCGCTCGAAGAGCCGCCGGGGGTGTGGGCGAGGTTGAGCGAGTTCCGGGTCTTGCCCGGATGGTAGAGCGCGTACTCGGTGGTGACGGTCTTCCCCATCATGACTGCCCCGGCCGCCTTCATCTTGGCGACGCAGGCCGCGTCCTTGGTTGGCCGGCGTCCGGCGCGAATCGGCGTGCCGCATTCGGTCGGCAGGTCCACGGTGTCGATAATGTCCTTGACGCCAAACGGTATGCCGTGAAACGGACTCTTGGGTTCGGTCGCATCGGCGACGCGGGCGGCGTTCAACGCCAAGTTCTCATCGAGATGTGCCCAGGCGCAGACTTCTCTTTCCCTGGCGTGGATCCGTTCAAGGCAGGATTCGACGAGCTGCACCGAGGTGAGTTCGCCGCTCGCCATCCGGACCGCCGCCTCCGTCGCGGTGATCGTGTACGGATCTGACACGTCTTTTCCCTTCGATGCTTATCTGGAGAGTCTTAGGGAGTATTCAGGGTCCTGCCGCCATGGATCACGGAGGGTGGTGTCGGGTGGAAAGAGCGGCCTGTCGAGCTGGTCCACCGCTTCCTAGTGGTCGCCGAAATGCCGCTTCCAGATGGGTCCCACGACGGGGTGTTCGCGAACCCGGTTCTTGATTTCGGTGAGGCGCGGCACCTCGACCTCGCCGTGATGCCAGACGAGGAGCATGGCCAGATAGATGTCCGCAACGGTCAGCTCCTCGCCGAGCAGGAAGGGTCCCTCGACATGCGCCTCGACCAGGGCGAGCGCCTCGTCCAGGCGCTGGATGGCGGCGCTCCGCAGCGCATCATGGCCGTCGGAGTCATGCGTGAAGCGGAAAGGGTAGCCCCGCCGCAGTACAGCTTCGTAAAGGTTGACGTTCGCGAAGGTTGTCCAGCGCAGGAACGACGCATGTGCCGGCGTGCCTGCTTCGGGGGCGAGGCGTTTGTTCGGGAAGCAAAGCGCAAGGTGAACCAGGATCGCCGACGTCTCCGTCATGGTTGTCCCGTCCGGGAGGATCAGCGTCGGTAGCTGGCACCAGGGATTGGTTTCGCGAAAGCTCGCGGGCAGCGGCGTGCCCGCCTTCGAATCCAGCTCGATCAGCACGAACGGCGCGTCCGCCAGCGTGAGCGCAGCTTCGACCACGAACCCGCCTGAACCCGGGCGGTTGTAGAGGGTGTAGCTCACGGCAACGTCCTTTGCGCCGGCATCGCGTTGGCCGGCGCCATGGTCGCGGCATTAGCGCCGTTGCGGCCCGGCTCGCGCAGGCCGCGGGCGTCCACCCGCCCTCGACTGGGGACAAGCGCCAAGGGTGATAGCCGGCCGCGCCGCGACACGCGTGTGTCCGTCTTCGTCAGGCCGCGTCGCCGGTTTTCCGCTCAGCCCGCCGCCGGTGGAGCACTGGTTCGGTGTAACCGGAGGGCTGCTCCCGGCCCTGGAAGACGAGCTCGCAGGCGGCATTGAATGCGGGCCCGTCAAAGCCCGGCGCCATCGGCGTGTAGGCCGGGTCGTCGGCGTTCTGCCGGTCGACCATCTGGGCCATCTTGCGCATCGTCGCCTGTACCTCGTCCTCGGAGCAGACCCCGTGGCGCAGCCAGTTGGCCATGTGCTGGCTGGAGATCCGGCAGGTGGCACGGTCTTCCATGAGGCCGATGTCGTTGATGTCCGGAACCTTCGAGCAGCCGATGCCCTGGTCCACCCAGCGGACGACGTAGCCAAGGATGCCTTGGGCGTTGTTCTCCAGTTCGGCGCGAATGTCCTCCGGCGTCCAGTTGGGGCGGGGCGCCACCGGGATTGACAGGATGCTGCGCAGATCGGCCCGCGTCCGGCCGGCAATTTCTTCCTGACGCTCCGCGACGCTGACTCGGTGGTAGTGGGTCGCATGCAGGGTGGCGGCGGTGGGCGAGGGCACCCACGCCGTGTCGGCGCCGGCCGTCGGGTGCCCGATCTTCTGCTCCAGCATCTCGGCCATGAGATCCGGCATGGCCCACATGCCCTTGCCGATCTGGGCACGGCCGCGCAGGCCGCAGGTGATGCCGATGTCGACGTTCCAGTCCTCGTAGGTGCGCAGCCAGGACGCGGCCTTCATGTCCGCCTTGCGGATCATTGGACCGGCTTCCATCGACGTATGGATCTCGTCCCCAGTGCGATCCAGGAAGCCGGTATTGATGAACGCCACCCGCCGGTGCGCTGCTCGGATGCACTCCTTGAGATTGACGGTGGTGCGCCGCTCCTCGTCCATGATGCCGATCTTGATCCGGTAGCGCTCGAGGCCCAGCAGGTCCTCGACACGGCCGAACAGGGTATTCGCGAACGCGACTTCCTCCGGCCCGTGCATCTTGGGCTTCACGATGTAGATGGAGCCGGCCCGGCTGTTACCATGAGCTGTATCGCCCTTGAGGTCGTGGAGCGCGATCAGGGACGTGAACACCGCATCGAGGATGCCCTCCGGCGCCTCGCGGCCTTCTCCGTCCAGGACCGCCGGACAGTCCATCAGGTGACCGACATTGCGGACGAGCATCAGCGAGCGGCCCGGCAGCGTGATCTCGCCGCCGTCGGCACCGATGTAGCGGCGCTCGGGGTTGAGGCGGCGCTCGACCGTCTGCCCGCCCTTGTCGAAGCTCGCGGTGAGGTCGCCCTTGATCAGGCCGAGCCAGTTGCGATACGCGAGAACCTTGTCTTCGGCGTCGACGGCGGCGATGGAATCCTCGCAGTCGACGATCGTCGTCACGGCCGATTCGAGCACGACGTCCGAAACGCCCGCCTTGTCCGTCCGGCCGACTGGATGGGTTCGGTCAATCGCGATTTCGATGTGCAGCCCGTTGTGGCGCAGCAGCACGGCCTCGGGAGCCGCCGGGTCACCCCGGTAGCCGGCGAGGACGCCGGGTCCGGCCAGGCGGGTCGCACCGCCTGGCATGTCCGCAGACAGGGTCCCGCCCTCGACCCGATAGGCGAGGACGTCGCCATGCGAGCCGCTGGCCAGTGGCACTGCCTCGTCCAGGAAATTCCGCGTCCACGCGATGACCTTCTCGCCGCGGGCCGGGTTGTACCCGCCGACCCGGGTCGCGCCTTCCTCCTCCGGAATGGCATTGGTTCCGTAGAGGGCGTCGTAAAGGCTGCCCCAGCGCGCGTTGGCGGCATTG
The Rhodospirillales bacterium genome window above contains:
- a CDS encoding CmcJ/NvfI family oxidoreductase; protein product: MDQHEAIETHVAADAEAVSSAYVPTFELTEGQPPPIAANGGVSYMSFERGGDAGTGAALDAAFKQIADGQARAFVEELGNAPPGPIQTKWGVGFRKYAECLDYIRANGIEAPEGGLALPLRYTVYEEPSYTVVPSNSLWRDPARSDETKILRQAEDDLQRRNLYFPQVMRDARRIGEYYPGLSVNSPECMDKLGVSLAHLESKCADFYDSAEVQRVFYPEIEKLLLEFFPGATDALVYNHDVFNKNYEGDRTEDQDAKNPGVNARYANLVHNDLNDNSGRVRCRELLTKNLRNFGRTQHYTEAEADAKMSRRFMSINLAKPMETVGQFPFVLCAWPSFADQPYITNYRIYDDRVGETTRFTYRSEHEWYWIPQQKPTEVSMLKCYDSVTDGSVSRWSFHTACIDPTTPIDAPCRKNVVVRSYVFF
- a CDS encoding short-chain fatty acyl-CoA regulator family protein; the protein is MNDRSIERKVLLGHKLRRFRAGLGLKQSEMAEQLEISPSYLNLIEHNQRPVTVQLLFRLGQAFDIDLKEFAEDDNARLYAALREVFGDPLFGDRPVREADVRAVAEAGPTAAEAVLRLYKSYRELREDSQVLAEQVASRDAAQGIGGAVFPVEEVRDYLQSESNHFPEIEVSAEALWTEAGLDPTDVFGGLSKYLLDVHGISVRVLPVDVMPETMRRFDFHRRRVLLSELLAPAGRCFQLAVQVAYWAHRDLLDRHVERAELSSPEAERLCRLSLANYLAGCVMMPYGRFLDAAKTLRYDIEILQRRFGASFEQVCHRLTTLERRGARGVPFFFIRVDNAGNVSKRLSGGGFHFARFGGTCPRWIVHDAFRMPGQIRTQIAAMSDGSRFFTIARTVDQIESRTWEQPPQHAIGLGCDIRDAGQLVYADGLDLGSERTATPIGVACRVCERLDCQQRAHPPLNYRLKIDENVRRSTPFTFTPA
- a CDS encoding metFprotein — encoded protein: MKITEGFSIEALPRTAALETDFRELLPTGTRIYIAHVPGTPIEDMVTAAQRLCEQGFPVMPHVPARLVDSRSTLESWLGRYREAGVEEALVIGGDVSVPAGAYSSAIELLETGLFDRLGYTRLHVAGHPEGNRDIDPNGGTQLVDETLLWKDRFARDGTDCRMAVVTQFAFDPAPIVAWANRLQAMEATLPVHVGVAGPAKLKTLIRYALSCGIGPSLSVLRKRARDLTKLLQPYSPDDLVAAVDDFTSLRPDSNIEQIHLFPFGGIAASARWAARAQQPTTREHPDSIRSAV
- the aceA gene encoding isocitrate lyase, with the protein product MQREMEQFTRAPSGRFANIRRDYTVADVERLAGSLRVEHTLARRGAERLWQLLQSDEPVRALGAVTGNQAMQMVRAGLRSIYLSGWQVAADNNKAGSMFPDQSLYPSDSGPELVRRINNTLRRADQIQTLDGTGGIDWFAPIVADAEAGFGGVLNAFEVTKAYIEAGAAGIHIEDQLASEKKCGHMGGKVLIPTQQHIRNLQAARLAADVMGVPTVILARTDAESAKLITSDIDERDREFLTGERAAEGFHRLKEGTSFQRCVARGLAYAEYADLIWMETSTPNLDQARRFAEAIHEEYPGKLLSYNCSPSFNWSAHLDVSAMERFQRELGAMGYKYQFVTLAGFHALNYGMFELAEAYRDRGMAGYADLQGSEFGAEARGYTATRHQHEVGTGYFDAVGEVIAGGHSSTTALGESTETAQFQAPALAAA